The following DNA comes from Enterocloster bolteae.
GTATAAACAAGCGTTCCACGTTGTCGGTATGTGACGTTCGCCTTTTTCCACTTTCCCGTGGCTGAACCTGCTCCGAGTATCAGCAGCCGCATAGCCAAACAATGCGACTGTCAGGAACACTGACGAGTACAACCTCTCTACGTCAGGGGTACGCTCTTGGTCCCGATTTCAGGCTGTCATTCAAGCAGTCTAGCTTCCATCCTCATACGTGGATTTTCATTCCGTCACGCCGGCGCTTCTGAGGCTTCAGCGCCCCGTGTCCTCCGTCATGCTATGGTCGCCCTCCGGTTTCCCTTTTGGGGTAAGACGGGGAATGATAGGTTGCGGCACAATGCCGCTTGATACTTTTACCTACTACTTGCTCAAGGTAGGATTTATACCGCCCTTACGGGCGCACTCGGTTTGAGCCAGAAGCGGGTCTTACCGGAACCGGAGCCGCCGATCACCAGCACATTTTTGTTTCTGGCGGTCTTTGGGTCCTTGGGTCGGCTGTTCATGGTCAGGCTTTCGGTTTTTGTGAGAATGACATTGTTCTGGAACACCGGGTCGATGTAGGGAGCAATATCCTCACGGGTCCCCCAACGGGCAGAGCCATACTCCATACCGTGACGGTACTTCTTGGCGTTTTTACTTTTGAGGTACACCGCCAGACGCAGGCCAGCACCGCAGCACAGCCCCACCAGCAGATCCAACGGGTGCAGGCTGGGCCAGAAGCTTTGCAGCGCCCCAGGCAGGACAGCAAACAGAGAAAGGAATTTCTCTGAAGCATTTGCCCCCTGAGCCAATCGCCATGCCTCCCCGAAGTTGGTAGCAAACAGCCCCATCAGGAGATAGGGCAGGTTCAGCAAAACGAGCTTTTTGGTGTCAAACTGCTTTTTCATCGTTCCAGCTCCTTTCGCTTGGTGCGGTCCACCACGGCATTTTTGACCATCTCTTTGAACTGACTGAGTTTTGCCAGCACAGACGGGCGTTCCGTTTTCTCGGCCTTCTTGACCTTTTTGCTGGTGTACTCGGTAAATGCAGCGGTCAGCGCATCGGCGTCACGGCCTTTGAAAAAGATCAGGTACTTGGGTGGGGAGCTGCTGCGGTCTTTCTTCACCGCATAATCCACACCATATTTCCGGGCGATCTTCTCAAATTCCTTGATGGAAGGGTCTGTGATCTCGATATTGGAGATCCCCTGATTCTGACCAATGAGCTGCTTGACGGTCTGTTTTCCGTGGGGTGTCACAGGAGCATCACGGCTTCTTTTCTTTTGCAGCTTCTTTTCCTTGCAGTGGGCCATGTACTTGCTGATGGCGGCTTTGAGCAGCCGACCGGTGAACTTTGTTCCGCTGACAACCAGCGTTAAAGTCCTGTTTTCCACTTCTTCCTGCATTTTCATCGCCTCCTTTCCACAAAATGTGCAGGGGTGGTGCACTTCTTTCTAAGGCGGGACCACCAGCCGCCGGAGAAAATAGTGATTTATCATATCACCATCAGGATACTGTCTCGCAGTTCGGCAAAATACAGCTTGCCTTGCGGTGTTATCAGCGTATAAGAACCGGTATGTCCGTGATTGCAGTAGTCCTTTACACAAAACAGCCCTTCATTGGCTGGCTTTGCATAGGGCAGTACATTGCCGGACGCAGTGCGGTACACAAAACGCTTTTCCAGAAGAAATCGGACAAAGCGGCGTTCCGGTACATCAAGCTCTTTGGCAGTAGTTCTGAGATTGGTGCTATGCTCCAAATCAATGAACAGGTCATAGAAAGCGGCTTTACCCTCCAGCTGTGCGTTTGCTATGCGCAGAGATACATTCTCCTCTCGCTCAGCCAGAAGATCCGAGCAGAGCTTGAGCAGCGCCTCCGGTGAAGTAGCTACTTCCCATAGCTTTTCTTTTGTGAGATAGGCCCCATGCTTGCGAATGGTAGGAAGAACCTCGTCAAAGACCCATTGCTCAAATCGTTCTGCTGATGGCAATTTACTGTGGACAATCAAACGATACAGATTTCCTTCACTGATGAATTTAGCTTTCTGTTCACGCCCCAAATTATCGGTGAGGTGGTAAAACGCCACCCCATCTTCTCTGCAATGTGTCTTTAGGGCGTTTACTGTATCTTTGTATCCCAGCGATTTTGCAACATCAGCGCCGCAGAACAGGTATTTCCCATTTTCCTCGACTATTCGAATGCTTCCAAACTCTGGACTATTGAAAATTTCAATCTGATTCATGCTGTGCCTCCTTTGGTGTAATACAAAAGCGGCTGATTACCAGCCGCCTGCGTGCATATCGTGATTTACCAGTGAAGTGTAGTGGTTATTCATGGTGGTAGGAGCGTTGAACAGCACTGCAAGCAGGTACTGCTTGATGTTGCGTACCTGGGTGGTGTTCTTTTGCAGACAGTCCATGACAAACTCGATGTGAGAGCTGTCCAGCTTCAAAAAGCGGGAGCGTACAATCTCGTGAGGAAAGTCCGCGCCAGAGATCCGGGTGGTCTTTCGTTTGGCACAGACCGTTTCTACCAACAGCTCTACAATCTCATTCAGGTCATCCAGGTAGAGAGGATAACGCTGCTTCAGACAGTCATACTCGATATTCTCCAAAATCAATTCCCGATAATTTTCTATCTCTGTGACAGACATCGCATCCCTTCCTTTCCGTTCCGGCGGTATTGCCGCCGCTGTTTCCCGGAAGGGAATGGAATCGGTATTTGATCCATGAGTATTTTGTTTTTGGGTATTTGATTTCTTAGTATTTAATTGTGTTGGATTTTCCGGTAACGGATTTACCGCTGACGGGTTTACCGTTATCGGGTTTTCCGACGACGGCTTATCCAACATCGGTTCTCCCTCGATGGGACGCTCAAAAATGGTATACTCATTGGCTGCGAATTTACCAGAAGCATCAGTTGTCTGTCTGCGCCGAATGTATCCGGCTGTTTCAAGCTCATTGACAGCAGAGCGGATTGCATCTTTGCTTTCTCGATTGATATAGCTGAGTCCTGACAGCGTATAATCCCAGTCATCTGGCAGAGATAACATCTGCGACAAGAGACCCTTTGCCTTCAAAGAAAGCCGTTTATCCTTTAGATGGAAATTGCTCATAACCGTGTAATCGCCAGTGCGTTCTACACGAAAAACAGCCATTTACTTCACTCCTTTCATTTCTCAGGTATGAAAAAAGCCGCAATTCATAAGAGAATTGTGGCAGCGGTTAGGGTCTGTCTGTATCTTTTTTCTTGCGTCGGTAGGGGCGTTTTGGCATTGGTGGTTTATCAAACAGATCCCTTTCCTGAGAAAATGGTAAGGTTTGAAAAACACGGTCAATCTCGGTGGATTCCATATCACGCTGTGAGCGGCAATCTTCTTGAATAGCTTCTCGGATTTCTCTTACAGTACACATATTCATTCCTTTCCTTTCGTTGTATCGGTTATGAACGACGGTGTTTTTTAGGCTTGAAGTCGATGATATGCCCCTCAATAACATGAGCATATCTCTTAATTTTGATTTCTCGACGCTGCTGGCTTTGCAGAGCTGACTGATACCCGTCCTCTGTGAGAAAAAGCCTCATTTCGTCACCGGGTTCTCCATAAGCAGTAGGGCGCAAGACAGTAAACTCAATCATCCAGCAAGTGCTGTCCCAAAATCGCTCCACTGCAAGAATGTTGTGGCCTTTCAGCTCCCTTGCTGCAATATCTTTCATAGGCTCTCCCTTCATCGTTCCTGATCTCGTTGGCGTTTTTTCTGCCATTGTTCCAGCAGTTTAATAATGGTTTCCTGCATTTTGGCCGGTGTATAGCTTTTGGGGAAATACTTTCGCAAGGTATCGCTGCTCAAGGTCACTTTATCCAGATCACTCTTTTTTTCCTCTGACATGATGGCAAGCATCACATCTTCTGACAATTTCCCATCCTGGCTGAACTTTTTCATTCGCTGAGCCTGAGAGAGAGAAGGGGTAGCCTGCTCATAGTCCATTGTTTCCACCAGCATTTGCTGTTCGTCCGGTTTCAAAAAAGAGAGTTCGTAGGCTGGATTAAATGCGATTTTCTTTTCATCCACCATATCCAAAAGCTCTGGAATCAGCTCAGTCAAACGAACATATCGCATTACCTGGATACCGCTTCGTTCACCGGCTTCTTTTGCCACCTGGTCTCTGGCGCTCAACTTCTGTTCAACTTGAACAGAAGTCAGGTCTGTTCTTGCTCCTTGATGTTTAATGGCTTCCAGCTTCATTTTGTAGGCAAAGGCCCTTTCACTGGGGAGCAGATTTTCTCGCTGCAAATTGCTGTCAACCATAATAATTGTGGCAGCATCGTCATCCAAGTCGCGCACAATGACAGGCATGGTTTCTTTTCCGGCCAATTCGCTGGCTCTGCGGCGTCTGTGACCGGCTACCAGCTCATAACCGCCATCAGGCAGTGATCTGGCAATCGCAGGAACCAAAACTCCATACTTTTTGATACTGTCTGCGGTTTCTATCATTGCATCATCATCCTTGACCTTGAAGGGGTGATCCTTGAACGGATGCAGTTCAGATAGGGGAATTTCCTGAATTTTTTCCAGTTGCTCGTCTTGCCGACTTTCTTCAGTAGAAAACAGGTCATCTACTGAGGCCAGCTCTATTTTTTTCGCGCTGCTTTTCAAGTTTCAATACCTCCTTCGTCAGATTTTTGTAGCCCTCAGCCACTTTGCCATTAGGATCATGGGCATAAATGCTTTTTCCTTCAGCACTGATTTCTTTAGCCCTGACAGAATGAGGAATTTCTGATGTAAACACCTTGATCTTACTGCCATAGGTTTCGCGCAGGAGAGCGGAGATTTCTTTGGCAAAATTGGTTCGGCTGTCTACCATCGTCAGCAGAATCCCATCAATTTGCAGCTTGGGATTGATTTGTCTGCGAACCTTATTGATAGTTTGCAAAAGCTGCTCCAAACCTTTAGCGGGAAGATACTCTGCCTGGACGGGGATTATAACCCTATTAGCGGCAGCCAGTGCATTGACCGTAAGCATACCCAGGGAGGGCTGGCAATCAATAAGGATATGAGAGTATTGCCCCTTCAGCGTGTCCAGATATTGTCGCAGAATGGTTTCTCGGCTCATAGCGTTTACCAGAGATACCTCCATACCAGATAGCTGGATGTCCGCAGGCATCAGGTCTACGCCCTCAGGGTGGTGCAGGATACCCTCGCCGGGACGAATTGGTTCATCCATCAAAATACGGCCCATAGCGTCTGACAGTGTAAAGGGCAGCTTGTCAGGTTGGGGATTGCCCAAGCTGATGGTCAGGCTTCCCTGTGGGTCTCCGTCAATCAGAAGGACTTTCTTCCCAGACTGAGCCAGACCAATTCCAAGATTGGCACAAGTGGTTGTTTTGCCGACACCACCTTTTTGGTTGGCTATGGCAATAATCTGTGTATTCATGATTTCACCTCATTTCTTTCTAAGTTTAGATATGAAAAAAGTGCCTGCTCTACCTTTCCTGGGAAAGATAAAACAGGCACTTTTACTGGCTCAATACCTCTTGTAATGAGCCTCTATGTATGGTAGACTATGTCCACGAGACCATAAATATAATTAAGTCCCGACGGGAATTGAACTTTTGGCTAACGCTAAAATTCGCGCCTTTGCAAACAGAGTGCAAACAATAGGGGGCTAAAATCCTTTGTTTTTGCTTGATTTTGCTTGTACGAGGTTTACAGTGAATGTGGAGAAATGCCTTGATATAACTGCATTTTCTTTATCTCCGTTGATAGGGAATATATGCACTGGGTCCATCTCCTAAGCGGAAGGCCAGCGGTTCGAATCCGCTCAGGAACACTGGATACAGAGCCGAAAGCCTGGTTTTACTGGGTTTTCGGCTTTTTTGTTTTTGTCGAACGATTAGCATCTTTTTATCAGCCACATTCCCCGTGGTTCCTTATACTTAAATTATACAGGAAGCTATTTTGCAAGTCTTTTCGTGTACCGAACCATCATGTATATCACAAAAACTGCAATCACAATCTCTGTTACCGGCATAGAAAACCAAATAAAATCAGCCTTGGCCACCGTTGGCAGCAGCATAATCAGCGCTCCGCTAATCACCAGCCCGCGGCCGACGGAAACAACAAACGACGCAGCCGGCTTCATCAGGGATTGAAAATAATAAGTTGAAAATATATTAAGCGGGAGCAGCAGAAACGAAATACCATAACACCGCATGATGGAAGGAGCTATCTGCAGCACCGCTTCTGTCGGTTTCATAAAAATACGGACAAAGCCATTTGGAACCAGCACCACCAATGTTGTCCAGAAGATCCCAAAAAAGGCTACCGTACCCAAAGCATACTTCAGTGTTTCTTTCATACGCCCCCAGTGTTCTGCCCCGTAATTAATGGAAAAAATAGGCTGGGAAGCCTGCCCCACACTGTATGCGCAGCACTGGACAAACATACTGATATTCACGATCAGACCATAAACGGAAAGGGCGTCTGTTCCCAGATACCGGACAATTTGCCGGTTAAACAGCATTGTCATGATTCCCACTGCCAAGTCAACAAAAAATGTTGAAAATCCTGTTGTCAAGATGCCCTTTACTTTAATAAATAAATAGTGAATACTCACAAATTTAAGTGTGCAGCGTTTTGAGAAAAAGTGAGTCAGCATAATCAGCAGCGTAATACACGCGCCCGCCGCGGTTGCAAGGCCAGCCCCCAAAATCCCCATGTCCATGGCAAAGACAAAGAAATAGTCACCAAAAACATTAAAAATACCACCGCCAAGGACCGCCGCGGTTGCAAGGCCGGGTGCGTTGTCATTCCGAAGAAACGCCGCCAGCATCTGGTTGAAAACAAAGACAGGAATAACGATCTTAATCGGGAACAAATAGGCTTTTGTCAATGGCAGAAGTGTTTGTTCCGCGCCAAACAGCCGAAGCAAAGGCTCTCCAAAGAAAACAATACCAGTCCAAGCAATCGCGGCAAGGGCGGCTGTGCCCAGGAGCGCCGTGGAAAAAAACTCGTTATAGCAGCCATTTTCCCGCCGTCCTTTTTCTGAACTATAAAGGACAGATCCGCCGATTCCCATAAACAGCCCCAGACTGTAAATAATATTAAAGATTGGCATTACAACAGACATGGCCGCTGTTCCTGACGGCCCGTGATATTGGCCGACCATAGCCATATCCACAAGTCCATAAACAGAAGATATACACGCGCTGCCAAAAGCAGCGCCAAGATATTTCAGGTAGAGCGGCTTAATTTTTCCAGTTAACAAATTCATTTATGTTTCCTCCTTTAAGCATAAAAATAGCCGGATAAGAGACCGAACATAGACAGTTTTCTTATCCGGCTGTGCCATACGTGACCGCAGCCCTCCGAAAAAACCACTATATCCGACATCTTATCCGGCCTTATACTACGATTATAAGTCCTCCGATGAACATGAGGTATGATACCTTATATAAAAGAAAATGTCAATCGGGTTTTTAAATCTTAAAAAATCCAGACCTTGGGCATGGACGGAAGCGAAAAAAAGATAACCAATATGGTAGAGGCCGCTGCCGCTAAGGTTGTCGCCGCAAAAAGCGAGGGAGAATGACATCCTGTTACTGCTGCATCGTATAACGGCCTCCCCAACTGCCTTTCTTTTGCGGCTGATATAAGTATACCATATTGGCCTGATCCATTGCCGGAACAATTATAATTGCATCCATGAATTGACCTTGCTCCCGGCTTTTTTTGCTTTTTACCGTACCCCTTCGGCATATCAGACATATATTATCATAAAAGCATTAACCGAGGACCATTGTATATGAATAACAATAATCCCTACTCTGTACCATCACTTAAGATGACCCAGGTAGAAGACCCGATTGATCCAGGTTTCACATATCCTGATACCGATGTAGTAATTCCATCTCCTGACGATGAAATCGACCCTGATTTTTCCGTTATGCCACCCTACTACCCGGACTACCCTGTACGTCCGGACTATCCTGTACGCCCTAATTATCCTGTACGCCCTAATTATCCTGTACGGCCCAATTATCCCATCCCCTGCGTGTTCTGCAACAATAACCAGTGGATTCGCGGCGGAATACGCCTGTTAAACGCCGCCACCGGATATAACCCATTTACCGTGTATATAGATAACCAGGCTGTTTTCTCCGGACTGG
Coding sequences within:
- a CDS encoding PcfB family protein translates to MQEEVENRTLTLVVSGTKFTGRLLKAAISKYMAHCKEKKLQKKRSRDAPVTPHGKQTVKQLIGQNQGISNIEITDPSIKEFEKIARKYGVDYAVKKDRSSSPPKYLIFFKGRDADALTAAFTEYTSKKVKKAEKTERPSVLAKLSQFKEMVKNAVVDRTKRKELER
- a CDS encoding BRO family protein → MNQIEIFNSPEFGSIRIVEENGKYLFCGADVAKSLGYKDTVNALKTHCREDGVAFYHLTDNLGREQKAKFISEGNLYRLIVHSKLPSAERFEQWVFDEVLPTIRKHGAYLTKEKLWEVATSPEALLKLCSDLLAEREENVSLRIANAQLEGKAAFYDLFIDLEHSTNLRTTAKELDVPERRFVRFLLEKRFVYRTASGNVLPYAKPANEGLFCVKDYCNHGHTGSYTLITPQGKLYFAELRDSILMVI
- a CDS encoding DUF6017 domain-containing protein; this translates as MAVFRVERTGDYTVMSNFHLKDKRLSLKAKGLLSQMLSLPDDWDYTLSGLSYINRESKDAIRSAVNELETAGYIRRRQTTDASGKFAANEYTIFERPIEGEPMLDKPSSENPITVNPSAVNPLPENPTQLNTKKSNTQKQNTHGSNTDSIPFRETAAAIPPERKGRDAMSVTEIENYRELILENIEYDCLKQRYPLYLDDLNEIVELLVETVCAKRKTTRISGADFPHEIVRSRFLKLDSSHIEFVMDCLQKNTTQVRNIKQYLLAVLFNAPTTMNNHYTSLVNHDMHAGGW
- a CDS encoding DUF5720 family protein translates to MKDIAARELKGHNILAVERFWDSTCWMIEFTVLRPTAYGEPGDEMRLFLTEDGYQSALQSQQRREIKIKRYAHVIEGHIIDFKPKKHRRS
- a CDS encoding ParB/RepB/Spo0J family partition protein, producing the protein MKSSAKKIELASVDDLFSTEESRQDEQLEKIQEIPLSELHPFKDHPFKVKDDDAMIETADSIKKYGVLVPAIARSLPDGGYELVAGHRRRRASELAGKETMPVIVRDLDDDAATIIMVDSNLQRENLLPSERAFAYKMKLEAIKHQGARTDLTSVQVEQKLSARDQVAKEAGERSGIQVMRYVRLTELIPELLDMVDEKKIAFNPAYELSFLKPDEQQMLVETMDYEQATPSLSQAQRMKKFSQDGKLSEDVMLAIMSEEKKSDLDKVTLSSDTLRKYFPKSYTPAKMQETIIKLLEQWQKKRQRDQER
- a CDS encoding ParA family protein, coding for MNTQIIAIANQKGGVGKTTTCANLGIGLAQSGKKVLLIDGDPQGSLTISLGNPQPDKLPFTLSDAMGRILMDEPIRPGEGILHHPEGVDLMPADIQLSGMEVSLVNAMSRETILRQYLDTLKGQYSHILIDCQPSLGMLTVNALAAANRVIIPVQAEYLPAKGLEQLLQTINKVRRQINPKLQIDGILLTMVDSRTNFAKEISALLRETYGSKIKVFTSEIPHSVRAKEISAEGKSIYAHDPNGKVAEGYKNLTKEVLKLEKQREKNRAGLSR
- a CDS encoding MATE family efflux transporter codes for the protein MNLLTGKIKPLYLKYLGAAFGSACISSVYGLVDMAMVGQYHGPSGTAAMSVVMPIFNIIYSLGLFMGIGGSVLYSSEKGRRENGCYNEFFSTALLGTAALAAIAWTGIVFFGEPLLRLFGAEQTLLPLTKAYLFPIKIVIPVFVFNQMLAAFLRNDNAPGLATAAVLGGGIFNVFGDYFFVFAMDMGILGAGLATAAGACITLLIMLTHFFSKRCTLKFVSIHYLFIKVKGILTTGFSTFFVDLAVGIMTMLFNRQIVRYLGTDALSVYGLIVNISMFVQCCAYSVGQASQPIFSINYGAEHWGRMKETLKYALGTVAFFGIFWTTLVVLVPNGFVRIFMKPTEAVLQIAPSIMRCYGISFLLLPLNIFSTYYFQSLMKPAASFVVSVGRGLVISGALIMLLPTVAKADFIWFSMPVTEIVIAVFVIYMMVRYTKRLAK